A genomic segment from Actinomycetota bacterium encodes:
- a CDS encoding M15 family metallopeptidase encodes MHVRFGRKGGRFLPLGVAVLLALPALTGWHYAKQGWRDHHIGYPPVPSGYTQIVNTFGQPCNSNAHAVWMAVTLADTGVTKTVWFHKKLGGMATEMLSGKGGSSTNLDNDVFGHIKNNHLTQYVKTDVGSYACRTMSGSSAWSTHAWGIAIDVSWQYEPNHQCYSTTNYNFSSIFQSHGWTWGLAWCDPMHFQYATNY; translated from the coding sequence GTGCATGTGAGGTTCGGCCGTAAGGGCGGTCGTTTCCTCCCCCTGGGGGTGGCGGTGCTGCTGGCTCTCCCGGCGCTGACGGGCTGGCACTACGCCAAGCAAGGCTGGCGAGACCATCACATCGGGTACCCGCCGGTGCCGTCGGGCTACACCCAGATCGTCAACACGTTCGGGCAGCCCTGCAACAGCAACGCGCACGCGGTGTGGATGGCCGTGACCCTGGCCGACACGGGTGTCACCAAGACGGTGTGGTTCCACAAGAAGCTGGGCGGCATGGCCACCGAGATGCTGTCCGGGAAGGGCGGCTCGTCGACCAACCTGGACAACGACGTCTTCGGCCACATCAAGAACAACCACCTGACCCAGTACGTGAAGACGGACGTGGGGAGCTATGCCTGCCGGACCATGAGCGGATCGAGCGCGTGGAGCACCCACGCGTGGGGCATCGCCATCGACGTCTCGTGGCAGTACGAGCCCAATCACCAGTGCTACTCGACGACCAACTACAACTTCTCCTCGATCTTCCAGTCGCACGGGTGGACCTGGGGCCTGGCCTGGTGTGACCCCATGCACTTCCAATACGCGACCAACTACTAG
- a CDS encoding YdcF family protein, whose amino-acid sequence MGFLRRHPVITALGVLLVLVLGVLFATAVAVWQAAHTDDARRIDHADVILVLGAAQYSGRPSPVFAGRLEQAKLLFEQGRAGAIVVLGGKRPGDITTEAQAGRDYLVAEGLPSADVFAEPRGNTTFESLEAAAGFMRGMDLHSAFLVSDPWHNLRIKRMAGDLGIQAYASATWHSAARSTATRLAGYVRETFAYLYYRVFGR is encoded by the coding sequence GTGGGCTTCCTTCGTCGCCACCCGGTCATCACGGCGCTCGGGGTGCTGCTGGTCCTGGTCCTGGGGGTGCTGTTCGCGACCGCTGTGGCCGTGTGGCAGGCGGCGCACACCGACGACGCCCGCAGGATCGACCACGCCGACGTGATCCTGGTGCTGGGGGCGGCGCAGTACTCGGGGCGTCCCTCACCCGTGTTCGCGGGGCGGCTGGAGCAGGCCAAGCTCCTGTTCGAGCAGGGCCGGGCCGGAGCCATCGTGGTGCTGGGCGGCAAGCGGCCCGGCGACATCACCACCGAGGCCCAGGCCGGCCGCGACTACCTGGTCGCGGAGGGTCTTCCCTCGGCGGATGTGTTCGCGGAACCCAGGGGGAACACCACCTTCGAGAGCCTGGAGGCCGCGGCGGGGTTCATGCGAGGGATGGACCTGCATTCGGCGTTCCTCGTGTCCGACCCGTGGCACAACCTCCGGATCAAGCGAATGGCCGGCGACCTGGGGATCCAGGCGTACGCGTCCGCCACGTGGCACTCGGCCGCGCGGAGCACCGCCACCCGCCTGGCCGGGTACGTCCGGGAGACGTTCGCATACCTGTACTACCGCGTGTTCGGTCGTTGA
- a CDS encoding cupredoxin domain-containing protein — MTAGWRRATVGGAMALMLAGTACGGGGTTTASPAAPGGLATTPGGPAGGGGTGPTGTSGATGTSGATGATGTSALSVTQNNFQFDPTKIKVKSGSTITVQNLNGTTPHTFTIKGSNINVVNDHGQTSQVKIDLPPGTYTFFCRFHVSLGMKGTLVVT, encoded by the coding sequence ATGACGGCTGGGTGGAGACGGGCCACCGTGGGAGGCGCCATGGCCCTGATGCTCGCGGGCACTGCGTGTGGGGGCGGTGGCACGACCACGGCCTCTCCGGCCGCGCCCGGTGGCCTGGCCACCACACCGGGGGGGCCGGCCGGTGGAGGTGGCACCGGTCCCACCGGCACCTCGGGCGCCACCGGGACGTCCGGTGCCACCGGCGCGACCGGGACGAGCGCGCTCTCCGTCACGCAGAACAACTTCCAGTTCGACCCGACCAAGATCAAGGTCAAGAGCGGTTCCACGATCACCGTTCAGAACCTGAACGGGACGACCCCCCACACCTTCACCATCAAGGGCTCGAACATCAACGTGGTGAACGATCACGGGCAGACCTCCCAGGTGAAGATCGACCTCCCGCCGGGGACGTACACGTTCTTCTGCCGGTTCCACGTGAGCCTCGGCATGAAGGGCACGCTCGTCGTCACGTGA
- a CDS encoding deoxyguanosinetriphosphate triphosphohydrolase has translation MPTPRERIEDVERATLSARATLSSATKGRERPEEPHAMRTAFQRDRDRIVHSKAFRRLKHKTQVFLAPEGDHYRVRLTHTLEVAQIARTAARALQLNEDLTEAIALGHDLGHTPFGHLGEEALSPFLGRPFRHNEQSLRVIDYLEKDGRGLNLTWEVRDGIVNHTWSMPQPSTLEAQIVRFADRIAYVNHDIDDAIRAGVLDPGELPPGPVAVLGRTHGDRIDTLVTDLVNSSEDQAEVGLSDATALALDELRDFLFGHVYLRDDARIEQEKAIALVRTLFAHFLDHPEQVPPEYDHAPGDTPTRVADYIAGMTDRYALRIYEQLFLPQGWLL, from the coding sequence GTGCCCACCCCGCGCGAGCGGATCGAGGACGTGGAGCGGGCGACCCTGTCCGCGCGAGCGACGCTGTCCTCCGCCACCAAGGGCCGGGAGCGCCCCGAGGAACCGCACGCCATGCGGACGGCGTTCCAGCGCGACCGGGACCGGATCGTCCACTCCAAGGCGTTCCGCCGCCTCAAGCACAAGACCCAGGTGTTCCTGGCGCCGGAGGGCGACCACTACCGGGTCCGGCTCACCCACACCCTCGAGGTCGCCCAGATCGCCCGGACCGCGGCCCGGGCCCTCCAGCTGAACGAGGACCTCACCGAGGCCATCGCGCTCGGCCACGACCTCGGCCACACCCCGTTCGGCCACCTCGGCGAGGAGGCCCTGTCCCCGTTCCTGGGCCGGCCCTTCCGCCACAACGAGCAGAGCCTCCGGGTGATCGACTACCTCGAGAAGGACGGCCGGGGGCTGAACCTGACCTGGGAGGTCCGCGACGGCATCGTGAACCACACCTGGTCCATGCCCCAGCCCTCCACGCTGGAGGCCCAGATCGTCCGCTTCGCCGATCGGATCGCCTACGTCAACCACGACATCGACGACGCCATCCGCGCGGGCGTGCTCGACCCCGGCGAGCTTCCGCCCGGCCCCGTCGCCGTGCTGGGCCGGACCCACGGCGACCGCATCGACACGCTGGTGACCGACCTCGTGAACTCCAGCGAGGACCAGGCGGAGGTCGGGCTCTCGGACGCCACCGCGCTGGCCCTCGATGAGCTCCGCGACTTCCTGTTCGGGCACGTCTACCTTCGGGACGACGCTCGCATCGAGCAAGAGAAGGCCATCGCGCTGGTGCGCACCCTGTTCGCGCACTTCCTGGACCACCCCGAACAGGTCCCGCCGGAGTACGATCACGCTCCGGGAGACACGCCGACCCGCGTGGCCGACTACATCGCCGGCATGACGGACCGGTACGCTCTACGGATCTACGAACAGCTCTTCCTTCCCCAGGGCTGGCTGCTGTAA
- the dnaG gene encoding DNA primase codes for MAGRIRQDDIEAVRDRTDIVKVVSQYLTLRKAGHDSLVGLCPFHTEKTPSFSVSPTKQVYYCFGCQAGGDAVRFLRDVENLTFAEVIERLARDAGITLRYEAESPGERRAQSRRQSLHRANAEASELYHRTLLDGPEASEARAYLAGRGFDQEAVVQFQIGYAPGYPDFLLRRLSPRFGSDTLVEAGLALKDGSGAVRDRFRGRITFPVHDLSGQAVGIGARLVASVEGQPKYLNSPETPVYRKGKVLYNLNRAKAAVTRSGQAVVVEGYTDVIALARAGVETAVATCGTALGEEHFHLLSRFAQRVVLAFDSDEAGARAAMRAYQFHETYPLETRVLVLPEGLDPADFVRTKGGEAFLELAGDAIPLVEYMLDRSLSGHDLRSVEGRARGVRAGLPFVAGLTDPVRREEYAHLLADRAGVSSSAVMLELKQSDGGRADAGPMAGPGAATRTDPDAPAAARVSPQDRVERQMLRMLAQSEEVFEAVAGEVSDEHFERAQHRRLFELLVKGRGDVRSLVAELDDERLSAALAALATGPVEGELTASHARRLALGLQENLLKRRIAEIRTRLQRLNPLTSPEYEALFEELIAREEERRKVHDQAEGA; via the coding sequence GTGGCGGGAAGGATCAGGCAGGACGACATCGAGGCGGTCCGGGACCGGACCGACATCGTCAAGGTCGTCTCCCAGTACCTGACGCTCCGGAAGGCCGGGCACGACTCGCTGGTCGGGCTGTGCCCCTTCCACACCGAGAAGACGCCCTCGTTCTCGGTGTCGCCCACCAAGCAGGTCTACTACTGCTTCGGTTGCCAGGCCGGCGGCGACGCGGTGCGGTTCCTGCGCGACGTCGAGAACCTCACCTTCGCCGAGGTCATCGAGCGCCTGGCCCGCGACGCCGGGATCACCCTGCGCTACGAGGCCGAGTCGCCGGGCGAGCGCCGCGCCCAGTCCAGGCGCCAGTCGCTGCACCGGGCAAACGCGGAGGCCTCCGAGCTGTACCACCGCACGCTCCTGGACGGCCCCGAGGCGTCGGAGGCCCGCGCGTACCTTGCCGGCCGGGGGTTCGACCAGGAGGCGGTGGTCCAGTTCCAGATCGGCTACGCGCCCGGCTATCCGGACTTCCTGCTGCGGCGGCTGTCGCCGCGGTTCGGCTCGGACACGCTGGTCGAGGCGGGGCTGGCCCTGAAGGACGGGTCCGGCGCGGTGCGAGACCGGTTCCGGGGCCGGATCACGTTCCCCGTCCACGACCTGTCCGGGCAGGCCGTGGGGATCGGGGCCCGCCTGGTGGCGAGCGTCGAGGGCCAGCCCAAGTACCTGAACTCGCCCGAGACGCCCGTCTACCGCAAGGGCAAGGTCCTGTACAACCTGAACCGGGCCAAGGCCGCCGTGACCAGATCGGGCCAGGCCGTCGTGGTCGAGGGGTACACGGACGTGATCGCGCTGGCCCGGGCGGGGGTGGAGACGGCGGTGGCCACGTGCGGCACCGCGCTCGGCGAGGAACACTTCCATCTGCTGTCGCGGTTCGCCCAGCGCGTGGTGCTGGCGTTCGACTCCGACGAGGCCGGCGCCCGGGCCGCCATGCGCGCCTACCAGTTCCATGAGACCTATCCGCTGGAGACCCGGGTCCTGGTGCTGCCGGAGGGCCTCGACCCGGCCGACTTCGTGCGAACGAAGGGCGGGGAGGCGTTCCTGGAGCTGGCCGGGGACGCCATCCCCCTGGTCGAGTACATGCTGGACCGGAGCCTGTCGGGCCACGACCTCCGTTCGGTGGAGGGCCGGGCCCGGGGCGTCCGGGCGGGCCTGCCATTCGTGGCCGGCCTGACGGACCCCGTCCGGCGGGAGGAGTACGCCCACCTCCTGGCCGACCGGGCCGGGGTCAGCTCGTCGGCGGTCATGCTCGAGCTGAAGCAGTCGGACGGCGGGCGGGCCGATGCCGGCCCCATGGCCGGACCCGGCGCCGCGACCCGAACGGACCCGGACGCGCCGGCCGCGGCCCGCGTCTCGCCGCAGGACCGGGTGGAGCGCCAGATGCTCCGGATGCTGGCCCAGAGCGAGGAGGTCTTCGAGGCCGTCGCGGGCGAAGTCTCCGATGAACACTTCGAGCGGGCCCAGCACCGCCGCCTGTTCGAGCTCCTGGTCAAGGGCCGCGGCGACGTGCGGTCGCTGGTGGCGGAGCTCGACGACGAGCGCCTGTCGGCGGCCCTCGCCGCGCTCGCCACCGGTCCGGTGGAGGGCGAGCTCACCGCGTCGCATGCGCGACGGCTGGCCCTGGGCCTCCAGGAGAACCTGCTGAAGCGGCGCATCGCCGAGATCCGCACGCGGCTCCAGCGCCTCAACCCGCTCACCAGCCCGGAGTACGAGGCGTTGTTCGAGGAGCTCATCGCCCGGGAAGAGGAGCGGCGCAAGGTCCACGACCAGGCCGAGGGGGCCTGA
- the rpoD gene encoding RNA polymerase sigma factor RpoD, which yields MSEVATDLGLEEAKEAIAARGRERGFVTSEDLLEGLPVDDLTPEQVEDFLTQVEEHLRSEGIEVIEVPGDDLTEDLKAVVREDDVLKAPTNDPVRMYLKEIGKVPLLNAAQEVDLARRIEAGEFSTELLPVFDNGSKVDQKRLRRVVEAVVDIREHQEEKFGKVEGIGRERVIRTWRSRNREQLVDFLRKVERDGQLAKKKLIEANLRLVVSIAKRYVGRGMLFLDLIQEGNLGLIRAVEKFDYSKGYKFSTYATWWIRQAITRAIADQARTIRIPVHMVETINKLVRVQRQLLQDLGREPLPEEIGKQMGIPADKVREILKVSQEPVSLETPIGEEEDSHLGDFIEDSDAVVPIDAASFILLQEQLESVLHTLSEREKKVIQLRFGLLDGHPRTLEEVGREFGVTRERIRQIESKTLSKLRHPSRSQKLRDYLE from the coding sequence ATGAGCGAAGTGGCCACAGACCTCGGTCTGGAGGAAGCCAAGGAAGCGATCGCGGCTCGCGGCCGTGAGCGTGGCTTCGTCACCTCAGAGGACCTATTGGAAGGTCTGCCGGTCGACGACCTGACGCCCGAGCAGGTCGAGGACTTCCTGACCCAGGTCGAGGAGCACCTTCGCAGCGAGGGCATCGAGGTCATCGAGGTCCCCGGCGACGACCTGACTGAGGACCTGAAGGCGGTGGTGAGAGAGGACGACGTCCTCAAGGCCCCCACCAACGACCCCGTCCGCATGTACCTCAAGGAGATCGGCAAGGTCCCGCTGCTGAATGCCGCTCAGGAGGTCGATCTGGCCAGGCGGATCGAGGCGGGGGAGTTCTCCACCGAGCTGCTCCCGGTGTTCGACAACGGGTCCAAGGTCGACCAGAAGAGGCTCCGCCGGGTGGTGGAGGCCGTGGTCGACATCCGGGAGCACCAGGAGGAGAAGTTCGGCAAGGTGGAGGGGATCGGGCGGGAGCGGGTCATCCGCACCTGGCGGTCCCGCAACCGCGAGCAGCTGGTGGACTTCCTCCGGAAGGTGGAGCGGGACGGCCAGCTCGCCAAGAAGAAGCTCATCGAGGCGAACCTCCGGCTGGTGGTCTCCATCGCCAAGCGCTACGTGGGACGGGGAATGCTGTTCCTGGACCTGATCCAGGAGGGCAACCTCGGCCTGATCCGGGCGGTCGAGAAGTTCGACTACTCGAAGGGCTACAAGTTCTCCACCTACGCCACGTGGTGGATCCGCCAGGCCATCACCCGAGCCATCGCCGACCAGGCCCGCACCATCCGGATCCCCGTGCACATGGTGGAGACCATCAACAAGCTGGTGCGGGTGCAGCGCCAGCTGTTGCAGGACCTCGGCCGCGAGCCCCTGCCCGAGGAGATCGGCAAGCAGATGGGGATTCCGGCGGACAAGGTCCGGGAGATCCTGAAGGTGTCCCAGGAGCCCGTGTCGCTGGAGACGCCCATCGGTGAGGAGGAGGACTCCCACCTCGGCGACTTCATCGAGGACTCCGACGCCGTGGTGCCGATCGACGCCGCCTCGTTCATCCTGCTCCAGGAACAGCTGGAGTCGGTGCTGCACACGCTGTCCGAGCGGGAGAAGAAGGTCATCCAGCTGCGGTTCGGACTGCTGGACGGCCATCCCCGGACCCTGGAGGAAGTGGGCCGGGAGTTCGGGGTGACCCGGGAGCGGATCCGGCAGATCGAGTCGAAGACGCTGTCGAAGCTCCGCCACCCCAGCCGGTCGCAGAAGCTCCGCGACTACCTGGAGTAG
- a CDS encoding YtxH domain-containing protein, which translates to MAGFRRGLIVGFGVGYVLGARAGRERYQQIVTWWRRVSGNPAVQQAAGRGKEIAETAGRKGLGMVQHGVQRVGSSVRGRLGSDEEDGQFMAEGSFGARGPSA; encoded by the coding sequence ATGGCTGGATTCAGGCGAGGGCTGATCGTGGGATTCGGGGTCGGCTACGTGCTGGGGGCCCGCGCCGGGCGGGAGCGCTACCAGCAGATCGTGACGTGGTGGAGGCGCGTGAGCGGGAATCCCGCCGTGCAGCAGGCCGCCGGGCGCGGCAAGGAGATCGCCGAGACCGCGGGCCGCAAGGGCCTGGGGATGGTCCAGCACGGCGTCCAGCGAGTCGGATCCAGCGTCCGAGGGCGGCTGGGCTCCGATGAGGAGGACGGGCAGTTCATGGCGGAGGGCTCGTTCGGGGCGAGGGGTCCGTCCGCGTAG
- a CDS encoding peptidylprolyl isomerase: MPTATFVTSLGTFKARLMPDHAPKTVANFVELATGAREWTDPRDRQRMGDRLYDGTVFHRVISGFMIQGGDPAGTGTGGPGYNFEDEVPPGAPSFDRPGLLAMANAGPNTNGSQFFVTVGATPWLTGKHTIFGEVTEGYDVVQAIASTDTDSRDRPATPVVLERVEIEE, encoded by the coding sequence ATGCCGACCGCCACGTTCGTCACGTCCCTGGGCACGTTCAAGGCCCGCCTGATGCCCGACCACGCCCCCAAGACCGTCGCCAACTTCGTCGAGCTGGCCACGGGCGCTCGCGAGTGGACCGATCCGCGGGACCGGCAGCGCATGGGCGACCGCCTGTACGACGGCACGGTGTTCCACCGCGTCATCTCCGGCTTCATGATCCAGGGCGGGGACCCCGCCGGGACGGGGACCGGGGGGCCCGGCTACAACTTCGAGGACGAGGTCCCGCCGGGGGCGCCGTCGTTCGACCGCCCCGGCCTGCTGGCCATGGCGAACGCGGGTCCGAACACGAACGGGTCGCAGTTCTTCGTCACGGTCGGCGCCACCCCCTGGCTCACCGGCAAGCACACCATCTTCGGTGAGGTCACCGAGGGCTACGACGTCGTGCAGGCCATCGCGAGCACCGACACCGACTCCCGGGACCGGCCCGCCACGCCGGTGGTCCTGGAACGCGTCGAGATCGAGGAGTAA
- a CDS encoding site-specific integrase — protein MYGRTRAEVAHKLRLAQQAAAEGRLVLDERRTLGAYLDWWLTEEVALRVRESTAVSYKQKVRHIQHAIGRVRLSRLGPVHVDHLLKDLHQAGLSPRGVQYVHAVLRSALQKAEQLGLIGRNVAGLVKPPPVPRFEVRPLTVEEAKELLKAVDGHRLSALYAVALAVGLRAGEALGLSWEDIDLDAGTLRVRRSLQRLNGRLVYTPPKSKNAARTIALPPALVATLQAHRTRQAAERLRRGDGWRDHGLVFPSEVGTPLEPRNLTRHFHETCKKAGLDRRRFHDLRHTCGSLLAAQGVHPRVAMEILGHSQIRLTMEVYTHVASELQREATGRVQDLLG, from the coding sequence GTGTATGGAAGAACCCGGGCGGAGGTCGCCCACAAGCTCCGGCTCGCCCAGCAGGCCGCTGCCGAAGGGAGACTCGTCCTCGATGAGAGACGGACACTGGGCGCTTACCTGGATTGGTGGTTGACGGAAGAGGTCGCCCTGCGCGTTCGTGAGTCCACTGCTGTGAGCTACAAGCAGAAGGTCCGACATATCCAACATGCGATCGGGCGGGTGCGGCTGTCGCGCCTCGGCCCTGTCCACGTCGACCACCTGCTCAAGGATCTCCACCAAGCCGGACTCTCACCGAGGGGAGTCCAATACGTACACGCCGTCCTACGGTCGGCTCTTCAGAAGGCCGAGCAGCTCGGACTCATCGGTAGGAACGTCGCAGGGCTGGTAAAGCCCCCGCCGGTCCCCCGGTTCGAGGTCCGGCCGCTCACGGTCGAAGAAGCGAAGGAATTGTTGAAGGCGGTCGATGGTCATCGTCTTTCTGCCTTGTATGCCGTCGCGTTAGCAGTTGGGCTTCGGGCTGGGGAGGCACTTGGTCTCTCGTGGGAAGACATCGACCTCGACGCCGGCACTCTTCGTGTCCGGCGGTCGCTGCAACGTTTGAATGGGCGGCTTGTCTACACACCACCGAAGTCAAAGAACGCCGCGCGCACCATTGCTCTGCCTCCGGCTCTCGTGGCCACCTTGCAGGCGCATCGAACTCGGCAAGCTGCGGAGCGCTTGAGAAGGGGCGACGGCTGGCGGGATCATGGGCTCGTCTTTCCGAGCGAGGTCGGTACGCCTCTCGAACCAAGGAATCTGACGCGACACTTCCACGAGACCTGCAAGAAGGCGGGACTCGACAGAAGAAGGTTCCACGACTTGCGCCACACGTGCGGGTCCCTGCTTGCAGCTCAGGGTGTACACCCGAGGGTGGCCATGGAGATTCTCGGACACAGTCAGATCAGGCTCACGATGGAGGTCTACACACATGTCGCATCAGAGCTTCAGAGGGAGGCGACCGGCCGAGTCCAGGATCTCCTGGGGTGA
- a CDS encoding helix-turn-helix domain-containing protein codes for MPEAAIALGISRSFAYELIARGEIESVRIGKARRVPVTSLREYVARLQQGEI; via the coding sequence GTGCCCGAAGCAGCGATCGCACTCGGCATTTCACGGTCCTTCGCCTACGAGCTGATCGCGAGAGGCGAGATCGAGTCCGTGCGTATCGGGAAGGCGAGGCGAGTTCCCGTCACGTCTCTCCGCGAATACGTCGCCCGCCTTCAGCAGGGGGAGATCTGA